Genomic DNA from Cydia splendana chromosome 14, ilCydSple1.2, whole genome shotgun sequence:
GTATGTCCTTGAGTTCGTTCTTTTGCAGTTAGTGTATAACCACCTTTGCCATACTTGTCATCACTGACGTCACATAAACAGTGTATGTCGTGTATGACAAAAGCGGATTCCTACTCCTAAATTCCTAACAATcctaactaataagttttttgcaaaaatttcatttttggtacaagcttttatcgctgactatacttttcttacgacagacaactaatactcatcgagacaattctaaaaacccctaacacaattaggttgcgttgtttcatcacagagttcttatggcgacctcctgtctccatcatcagatcagttcgacagtatgatattattgtattgtcagcagaactacatacagctgcaaattttcatgacgctacgatccttggaagatgtttaaattagttaccttagattccattacattagttacatacagatcgacctaataaaagcttgttaaaaacaaggactgaccttgaaacacctgcacgaacaatacgcaacactaataacactcaaaaattcactgctttagtctttatatataaatatatgcacacaactaagtaaaatctcattaaaacctataaaactctaataaaaacaacaataacaacaaatcttGGCAATAACCGGAACGGAAGTGTTGTCATAATATATTACTACAAAACCTATTACTACAAATTTATGAACAGTACTTTCTTTGAAGAAACCCTCGTTATCAAATTACCTTAACTAAACTTGCGACTCCATAATATTCttagattttgtaataaaatttctttttttaaaggttttttgaaaatttggtattaatgatagcaaaatacaaaaaaaaatacccattaattcaattcaatgttttggtacggcaacattaaccacacgagcggcaAACGCGACTCGATTCAAAATTGTGAAACATTACACTCCAATATAAATCTTATGTGTGTCCGTgcatttttccaatataaaccttatcatgttacgtttaaggtttttatttaaatgaataactcgatacaaaaccgtgttattttgatgcgtaaatacgcggactttctttagcgaactttatgagcgtgtgcgtgagttgtcgtatgtgtgtggtggctcatgaatgaataggggatattactgcaatgttctgccgccagagtgcagcactaccgactcagtaaattcatagactaacttatacatactgtgccttaaactgttttttgacaagttttcacagacaataaaatatgacattgatgcatcaaggcggtttgttaacaagggcctaccggtaaatgcgaaaatcgaaatttggttatttgcctctttatcgctcgaatatgcaagagtgatagagaggttagataacagaatttcgattttcttgtttcgcggtaggccatgtgtcaatgtggtttgtttactgtatgtgccacaaaggtgccatctacgcagagctttgcctaatattccctatactcaagcttaaacttagtcgcccgcgcgcccgctatgattagttgaaatttaatcAATAGTGAAGCTTTAGTAAATCGTGTTATCGATTACAAGGTAATAATACGTAGTGTTTTCGTTAATATATGTAGCAAGTAGCAATAAAttttaggcaagccggtgggaatcgggttgtatgaAGCCGCCGCTACTGCTAACTATACTAGCTTACTGACTAATTTATACTTAACAAACTGGTGATTCCAGAGAAAACTCATTTAAAttgtaaaatacattttcaattaaccagttttttaatttaaatttaaaacgatTGCcctctaacatttttatttcaactggCAGGGCGTTAAAAACTCGTATTGCAGTATTGAATGTACTTCTGTAAAACATTGAGTTGTTTGATTTTGGACATACAAGATTAAATCTGTCAGTGGCGGTACTTCCATACAAGCCCAAAAGCCAGGCTTGCCTTAGTTGCCttaccgaaattacgtagtgataagatcaataatcaatatagattattttaaaccgcgcgccaaatgaacccgtattattaaattcaagccaAGGCGCGCGGACCGCGACGCCAGCGTGTTGCAATTTTTTGCCGTGGTGGCGCCTCGTCCGCGCGAAAGAAATCGGGCGTAGGATGTTCTAGCCATCCTGCTCGCACTCGTCGGCTTGCAACCGGGCTTGCTTTTTCGTCTCGCTCTAGGCGCTCTTAGCCTACAAACCGCCATagaacgatgtaactatttgttggtatgtatagcaattttataaggcgATTTAAGCCTGGCTTTTGGTGTGAAGTTAGCTGCATAAATTCACACGGGCACGCGTTTATttcaagtgtattattatttagtcgagtcgaaagtaacgaaagctcaatttatttaagtgaatttgaattaagtacctagtgaatgtggatttgttCGTTTGTTGTAACGTTTATAAGTGTCAACAATTGACGAAGTTGTTCCTTGTGACGTTATGAGATGCGTCCACGTATTACTCAACGAAGGCAAGGTAAAATCGTTAAACTTTGTAGAAAAACGGGATATCATGTCCGCGCCAAAACCACCAACCGACTTGTGTATTCTCAGATAAGTCAGTCGcattaagagaaaattttgtacggccgtttacaaaacacaaggattgttggtttactccaattaaggcgtaattagagtgacagagaaagaagcatgcaatttgcaaacttctgtgttcgcggtaggccctctgatatgtTTGTAAAATTCTATCTAAGTAGTTATAGTATGTAGTACCTAGTATGCCCTGTGCGCTATGATAGCTCGCCGCGATACGCTAGCAAATTCATTTGAGTCCAAAGAGTGAGATTGGACatttattacgaaaacataTCTTTCGGCTTGCCTTACTCCGAAACCTTAGGCACGCCACTGAAATCTGTACTGCTCTCTGAGATTATCTCTCTGCGAGGATTTTTTCCTAAAATAGGcgtcattattttttacaaagagGCAGAGTTCTAAAATGTATATTCCAGTAAGAGTAGAGCAGTAGAGTTGTTTTACAAATGCGTACGTCACATCAAGCTATCGAATAAAATTTACACTAGTAGTACTGGATTTTAAATGTTTGAAGGTAATTTTAGGTAAGTGTTACGTTTTGTATGGATAGCAAAGATTGAGAATATATAAGATCTCAAGCTAACATACTATTATTTCGATGTGGTACTAAAATTTTTGCCGAAATATAAGAAAGTCATAGCAACTttataaagtaaaaaatattctcTTCCGCATGACTTATATTTAActtttatgtatgtatttaccTAAAACTACATAAAATCATTCCTTTATTTGGCGGGTTTTATTTTGTAAGTTTAAaattgtaccatcacgctccgcgattgttgtgTCAGTTAGGGTCCTAgctcctagctaaattggttgtacttacgctatagaatttccaatttagcaagaaccttAAATGCCATAACAaccccgtgtggtgactgtactacAAAAACGTTTAATATTTCAACAAAATACCATACCATTTCACCTCTCCCTTCTCCCTCTATAATAAAGTAAGTAGGGTAATGAACTCAAAACGCCAGCATTCCTCAAAAATAACCCTAAAGGTGTCACATTGGCGACAAAATGCCTCGCATAGCTCCACCAAAAATGCAAAAGGGATGTTTGCCCACTTGAGTGGGATAAGAGGAAAACAGGCAATTTTCCCCTTAGAGCGCATTATTAAGAAATCTCGGCAATGGACGTAATAACAGATGCAAATGACGGCGGGAGGCGATAATGTATGCGATCTGGTATGTACGCACTGCGATGTAACTCGACGTTTATACTTTGAGCACAGAAAACCGCCTACGGTCAGTGACTTTGAGCAACATTGGCCTTATCACGAAAAACGAAATTCCTAATATCTACCTGTCTATGGCTGTTGCATATTGGAGCAATCGAGCGATTTGCGTTTTTCGCGTTTCGCGATAGGGCCTCAGATGTGCAAGTTGCGTGATTCCATATAAGGTGAAAGAGTTCTGGAAAATTTACATAGTACagagatttttttaaagaagatAAGTCGTCCCCCATTATAATTGTGAGATATTTTGAAATGGTAAATTTCACAATTTTACAAACTTCGTCGGCTCACATAAGGTACTTAGGGTATGCGGTATCCCAAACCAGTATATAGGTTCTGTAGTATCATTTTTATGATCACATTTCacctttttatatatttataaggtGAAATGTGGTAAAaagttatttatatcttcacCCATTTTATACCTAATCTATCTGTAAACCAAATTTCATAATCgatatcaataaaatattatacccGCCGCACATCCAGCCACAGTGCGTCCAAAAGTATCATTCCTAATTGCATAGAATTCATATTTGCATTTAAATTGCATCGGGCCCTCGGAGCCAAGGGTTGTCTACGTCTGCAGATTTAATTCACTTGTCTTGTCGGCCCAGGATGGGTGTCGTCAACAGTTGGTTAATGGTTATTAACGACTAACATGTCTAGGAACGATGGAAactgcatagaaatttgtttgtaGGAGGGTCAACTATCTTTGAAGCTGACTGTACAACGAACTAGAATACAACTAGAATCTAGAATAGAACTAGAAGTCTGACTAGATAGATAATTGTGCCGCGAGCGACTCAGTGTACATCGCGGATTGATAACGTCAAATATTGTAATGCCGCGCAAAGGGTttgacatatacctacctaacattttattttagccaATCAAAACCAATTGACCAataacaacttttttttaatagcggGAAATTCTAAACGGGGAAATATTCTAAGCTGTGGGCGGGGTGGGCCATATTTATGGAGAAGGGATACCTATGCAGCTATGAGTTCAAAGGGGGCATCGACCTTAGTTATAagaaaatgtacctatatatagtttttagggttccgtacccaaagggtaaaacgggaccctattactaagacttcgctgtccgtccgtccgtccgtctgtcaccaggctgtatctcacgaaccgtgatagctatagacagttgaaattttcacagattatgtatttctgttgccgctataacaacaaatactaaaaacagaataaaataaagatttaaatggggctcccatacaacaaacgtgatttttgaccaaagttaagcaacgtcgggagtggtcagtacttggatgggtgaccgttttttttttgttttttttttatatggtacggaacccttcgtgcgcgagtccgactcgcacttgcccgattttttattagttttaagagCTCTGTGCGCCTCTTGTGCATTTGACGCTCCAGTCCAATGAAGAGTAAAGGGTACCAGCTGCCCAACTCAGAACATccataccaaaaaaaaaaaaatgcagctAGCTATGTGTCAGATAAGCGTCAGTCATAGGGACCGTTTATGAAAGGAAAAAATGCACCGAGAGGTTCGAGTCTATtacttatgtatgtattatgtatattcCGTCGATGTAGAGGTATGAGTAGGTATGTCCGATACttattattttcaaataaatatgtatttagatACCTGCCTGTTTCAGAAAACTACcataaatggcaaaaaagtgaaCCAGATTTTTATTCTCCTTCTAAAAAAGTCTTCAAGTATATTTTACGCGATAAGTTAAAAAAGTTAATCTAAAAGAGAAACCAGGTAACTCATTAAAAACTAATTATTAGAGTTAACTTTATAAAAACTTGTCTAGGAACGAGATTTTTTCTTGGCTTAACTTTAGCAGGAGCATGCCGTTAAAGGTTATATTCgcatggcaactgcagcagcgcTTTTTGACAGAGTGTTAGCGAAGGTCTCTGTATCAGCTTGGGCTAatactttcgtatgtccggTTATGTTCTCCTACGAAAAATTAGGAATGGTGACATTCGCACGGGTCTGGTAAGCTTCGGTAGCATATTGATTTGAGAtagactgcccgattcgaactttaagatacctcaattaatagatctagaaacgatatggataaaggagcccacagattaccagttcgccggacgatatcagcctgtcagttgttcggagctgtcaaattttgcgtttaactgacaggccgatatcgtccggcggactggtaatcaatGGGCCCCTTTATATGTTACAATTGCTGTTGACAAGTGTTGTTTGGAGAGCCGtcacctttgacactgacatatctaatccatatcgtttctatatctattaattgacgtaggtCAACATCGCTTGCAGACGTAGTAATCTGGTTTGTATAAAGTATAAGTATACTACGTACACCGGGCCGTGTCGTGGCCGGAGCTTCCtacgcatcgttttctatggaaagcatcacgtgatcacctgtcatgtcatagaaaagtaagcgccggaagctccgacccggacacggcccggtctaacgtgagtcatccttaaggttCAGAAAATCGATCAATATGTACCATCATAAGGAAGCAACATCACATTATTTCCTTAAAGCTACataacataagtaataaataaagtcattaCTTAATATcaagtaatataatatttacgttataattatattttcatttatttcccaTCTTATTAACGGATCAAAAGAAACTAGCGAGAGCTCAGACCCGTAGACAATCACGTATGTCCCTACAACATTACcttaaactctaaatcatagaAATATAGCCTTTATTACGAGGTTATAGGAGTTGTGTGAGGTGTAGGAGGAAGTTTGTTTCCACGTCGTCGTAATTTAATGACGTCGTGGACGGCACGCTTTGATCTCTTTTCGGATGTGGAGTACAAGTTATAAGCGAATTACCAGCGCTATTACTGGCGTTTTCGAATTTTAGTTATTCACATACCTGAGTGGAaagaagccataattttaaaagaatgaatgaatgaactaAAATTCTAAAGCACTTATGATAGAATAGTATTATATCGCGATATACTATTCCTTTAAAGGGTTCAAAGCATCAACCAAATGTCAAATGAATGAATATTGTGAAATGTAGAAGAAATTAGGACGAAGCAAAACAATAAGTTTAAATACCCAATCACAAGTGATTGATCTGTATTTTaaggaattgtgtttttaaaTTATCATCCCGTCATGCTCTTTGGCAACCCGACATTACGTTTTTGCAATTTTAGTAGTTTCACAATTGGTACTTACTTGAAAAGAATATGTTTCCTCTTTAGTTTGGGAGTACGAGCCAAATAAAGCTGAGGTTCCTGTAGACCATCTCACCAGCAATCTCATCTCACCGTAATCACCGTAACATATAAAAGCttgtagagtccgtctaagctaactctgcatcggCATGGCAAGCGACAGAGTGTAAGAGCTCCACCATAAATATCAAAATCCTATGATTTAAACGGCAGTCAGCTTAACCTCCGACGCAAAACGAGGGTGTTATAAGTTTGAGTATATGAGTGTGTCTGTCCGTGGCTCTGTAACTCTTTGTTAAGGTACTTGGGACGCGACAATCAAACACCAGTTTCTGATCAAGACTGAAGTTCATTTATTGTACGCTTACCCACAACATGCATAAATATAAAGTACCTACAATCTCctcttttcaaaaaaaaaatacacaaaaaaaatgacACTTTCATGGTGTCATTTTAAAAAACTGagtgtacaatttaataaataaatgctgactggtaaatttaaaattattaacaaaacttaTGCTTATTGTACTATTTTAAAACATCAAAATGCGCATGCAAATGATTTTCCTTACTAAACATAGGTATTTATAGTAACAGTATTAAAATGACAAACCATATTTTATTCCAGATAAAATGTTGATTCGTGAGACAATGTGCTTAATCCAGACACTTAACAtcattattaagtaggtatataacatttaaaaaaaaaatatttcattacattatcatgaaaattattaaaatagcttataacaaaatacacattttatttAGCAGCAAAACAAGACCAACTTGAAGTGCATGTACAGGCATTACATTATTATAGATATAACATTGATCATTATAGAACTTATTATAGGTATACAGTATGTTAAAATACATTACCATTCCAAACTGTTTACCAGCCCCACGAACCCCACCGATCAGGAACGATCACCTCCCTGCCGGAGCGACTAACatagttattactattattattgGTGGGAGCAGACAGTATACTGGATGGACCGGGGTGCGCGACCGTGTCACGAGAATCAAACCCGGTGTCGAGGGCGCGCGGCGCGCCAGCCACACCGCTCGATGACGTCACCGCGTTATCACTGCAGATAGCGATATCATCATAAGGCAGAGGGCACACTGAAATGTCTTGCGCTGCCGGGCGCTGATCAGAATCTTTAATAAGATGTCGTCTATTCCTAATCAAAGTGCCACCACCACATATTTTTACAAGATACGAGCGTATACCGCGCAATGATACGATGGTACCACTCACCCAACGTTTGTCTATTCTTACTTTTACATTTTGTCCAGGGTGTAATTCAGACATATCGCGAGCATTTTTATCATACTGATTTTTTTGCATTTCTTGGCGTATTTCCAActctttttttacatttttctgAATTTTAGGCAAAAGCAGTTTTGGAGGACATGGTACAATACCTCTTAGTTTACGGCTGTTAAGAAGCTCAGAAGGGGAAGCTAGTTTGTTACTAATGGGAGTattcaaatattctattaaagcTATTCTAAATTCCGTTTTTTCATAGTGAGTTTTCTTTAGCAAGTTTTTAATTGTTTGAACCGTCCTCTCAACTTGACCATTAGACTGTGCAAAGTGTGGCGATGACGTTATATGTTGGAAACTCCACTCTGCCGAGAATATTTCAAAACTGTTGGATCTAAATTCAGGGCCGTTATCAGAGATCACCGTGTTAGGAATACCATGTCGActgaaaattattttcaattCCTTGATAACGTTATCAGAGGTTAGAGAATTCAATTTTGCAACTTCAACATATTTGCTAAAATAATCTACTACTATCAAGTATTGGTTTTGCTGAAAATGGAATATATCAACCCCTAGTTTGGACCACGCCCTTTCTGGCACTGGATGTGGGATTAAGGTTTCTTTtctattttgatttttaaatgtcaaacatgCCTGACAGTTACTAATGTAGTCCTCTACATGTGCATTTATATTTGGCCAGAACATACTCTCCCTAATACGCAACTTACATTTATCTAAGCCTAAGTGCCCTATATGCACACGCCTTAACATTTCGTTGCGCATTGCAACTGGAATAACAATTCTATCGCCTCTCCATAACATGCCATATGCTAACGTAAGTTCGTCGCGGTAACCCCAATAAGACCTCGCTTGAATGTCAACCTCATGTTTATGCGTTGGCCACCCATCCTTAACATACCTGAGTACTGTTTGTATTTCCACATCATTTTGCGTAGCAACTTGTATTTTTACAAAATGCGTGTCCAGTAACGGGTTACTCACTGCGATGGCACAAACTTGTGCTTGCAAGTCTAGCTGGTCTCGCGGTACTTCAACTGGACCGCGCGTCGGTTCTACAGCGCGTGATAACGTATCTGCCATATACAAGTATTTTCCCGGCTTATAAACTAATTTGAACGTGTACGGCTGTAGACGAAGCAACATTCGCTGTAATCTAGCTGGAGCGGTTGCTATGGGCTTGCAAATTATACTGACCAAAGGCTTATGGTCCGTTTCTATTATTATGTCACCCCTaccatatatatatgtataaaatttcTCACACGCGTAAACCACGGCCAGAAGCTCCTTCTCAATCTGAGCGTAAGCTTGCTCAGCTTTCGTAAGCGATCGCGAAGCATAACAAACTGGTAATTCATTTTGCATAAGACATGATCCTAATCCATTCTTAGACGAATCTACTGAAATTACCACGGGTTTATTGAGATCATAAAACTGTAAAACGGGAGCTTTTGTCAAACAATCTTTCAAGTCATCAAACGCTTTTTGGTGGTGCTCTGTCCAATGCCATTCGGTATCCTTACGTAACAACTCTCTCAATACAAAATTCCTATCCGATAAGTTTGGTATGAAATTGCCTACGTAATTAATCATTCCCAAAAATCTCTCTAAATCTTTTATGTTTTCTGGTCGTGGCATATTTTTTATGGCAGAGGTATGTGAGCTATCTGGATATATACCTTGTGCACTAATTCTATgacctaaatatttaatttctgtTAAACCAAATTTGCATTTATCTCTATTCAACTTTAAATTGATTTCCCTGCACCTGTTCAAAACCCTTTTCAGTCGGTCGTCGTGCTCTTCTTTCGTACGGCCGTGTATAAGTAAGTCATCTATAAATAGGCACACTCCCGGAATGTCATCAAAATTTTCAAACATTTTCTTATGAAAAACCTCTGAAGCGGACGTAATTCCGAACGGTAACCTTAAAAACTTATACCTACCGAAACATGTGTTGAATGTGCAAAGATCCGTACTATCTTTGTGCAAACGCAACTGCCAAAATCCCTGTTTTGCATCCAAcgtactataatatttagatcCCAATAAATTTACAGTAATTTCATCCAAGGTCGGGAGCTTGAAATGTTCCCTTTTAATGGCCTGATTTAAGTCACGTGGGTCTAAACAAAGCCGTAGGTCGCCATTAGATTTTCGCGCTACAGTCATACTGTTAACCCAGTCGGTAGGGCCTTCCACTTTTGCAATTATGCCCTCATCTACCATATTATCTAATTTTTCCTTGATACTATCTTTTAAAGCTACCGGCATCTTTCTCGGAGCGTGGACTACGGGTCTAATACTACTATCAATTTCTATCTTGTACTCGCCAGGCATACATCCTAACCCCTCAAAAACGTCATTGTACTCGCGAAAGATATACTCATAATCCTGTATGACGCTAATGTCCTTTATCAATCTAACTACCTCAAGTTCACTGCACGATTCGCGGCCTAACACCGCCAACACCGGTACTACATAGGACGGTACATCCGCTATCACGAACTCCAGTATATAAAAGTTGACAATGATATCGTTAGCTGAGTAACTCTTATACTTTATACACGTCTTAGATAAATCTTGTTCTGCTAAACCAACCTGGCTCAAATATCTTATTGGTAAAATATTCGCATCGGCCCCGGTATccagtttaaaattaatagtAACATCTGCTCCGAAGGTTAAATCTATAGACCAATCACTACTCGAATTACTAAGACAATAGATTACCTGATCGATAGGTTCCACTGAGGACTCCACAGCTTGTACGTTATACACCGTGCACATGCGTGAGAAATGATCATAGTTATTACAACTCAAACACATTTTTCCTAAAGCCGGACACTTCATATAGATACCGTGAGCAAACCCGCACTTTAGACACTGCACTCCAGATTTAATTTCACCATAAGGTCCCGTTTGTTGACGTTGTTGTCTCATCTCTCGCGATGAAACAGCTGTTTGCGCAGGAGCGgcacggcggcgcggcggcgcggggcgcggggcCGGCTGCGACCAGCCGCGACCTCTGCCCCTCGGCGCGCCTCGCGCTCCGTACCCTCCACGTCTTGATATCCAATTCACCTGACCGTACGGAATACCGCCTTCCTCTAGCATAAACTGGTCTTGACTATTACTTGCtgtaatattataagtataagCTTCATGTTCACTGGACTCTTTCTTGATTGACCCCGCCTGCACTTTCGATATTTGCGCA
This window encodes:
- the LOC134796959 gene encoding uncharacterized protein LOC134796959, whose protein sequence is MEAVLPPPLPFSLTNNLENVTSGNLSKEWEKWRKSFQVYYEACELSKKSAQVQMSILLHVIGEQCREVHAQFEGTFASVKDLLDKFESFFSPKKNITIERHRFFTRCQKQSESIEQYAFELKKLASACEFKELIDDLIRDRLICGIQENALRERLLREPDLTLKKSLEICNIAQISKVQAGSIKKESSEHEAYTYNITASNSQDQFMLEEGGIPYGQVNWISRRGGYGARGAPRGRGRGWSQPAPRPAPPRRRAAPAQTAVSSREMRQQRQQTGPYGEIKSGVQCLKCGFAHGIYMKCPALGKMCLSCNNYDHFSRMCTVYNVQAVESSVEPIDQVIYCLSNSSSDWSIDLTFGADVTINFKLDTGADANILPIRYLSQVGLAEQDLSKTCIKYKSYSANDIIVNFYILEFVIADVPSYVVPVLAVLGRESCSELEVVRLIKDISVIQDYEYIFREYNDVFEGLGCMPGEYKIEIDSSIRPVVHAPRKMPVALKDSIKEKLDNMVDEGIIAKVEGPTDWVNNTLSRAVEPTRGPVEVPRDQLDLQAQVCAIAVSNPLLDTHFVKIQVATQNDVEIQTVLSDNAVTSSSGVAGAPRALDTGFDSRDTVAHPGPSSILSAPTNNNSNNYVSRSGREVIVPDRWGSWGW